The Cucurbita pepo subsp. pepo cultivar mu-cu-16 chromosome LG15, ASM280686v2, whole genome shotgun sequence genome contains the following window.
agatgatgaaGTGCCACAACGGCATATGAGACAATATATTGTCTTTTTCACCCAAAAACTTTTCCTCCCTCTCCAAGGATCGAAACCCTGGTGGAGGACGAATAGAAACCTAATCGTGGAGGTCTCCATAAAAGAAAGCCTTTTTGACATCGAGATGATGCAATGACCAAGATCTATTAGCTGCAACTATCAAGGGTTAAAAGCGTACTTTttgaagtttcaaaaaacaaataaacacccatttcaaatattaaaaataaaaaagtgtcGGAAAACTCTAAAGCGATTATAATTAGTTGACTTCAATATGTAATAGGAGTTGGAGGGATGATTCATTAATACATACATTATTATGATATAGACGCACATGAGTTGACATGAAAATTGGGAGCTAAGTTAAGAGGGCTAAAAGCTATGTTTTGATATGGGGGAGTTGACTTTACAGGAATGATTGGGCGGTCAGGGTAGTTAAGTTCTCTCATcaatattgaagaaaaaacatgttttattttttaccgATTGCTTGTTCTAAGCCATTTCGTATTACATTACTTGTCGCCACCAAAAATGGGTAAGGCTTAGGACTTTACCCAACAACTAATTACGACATTACATTTCTATAACAAGACTTAGGAAGTTGCTAAGATTTTGTCTGTTAcgtaatattatttaatttgtttgttctATGTTACCAATGTGAATATAATCTCATAAGAATTTAAGCttcaaaattggattaaaaaaataataataaattaagaatagGATGCcctttatctatttttttaaaataaaataaatgggatTATGAGACTTGAACCTCCGACACCAAAGATTTATGCTCGTATTATGATTATATTGGCAACCTCAATAATTTATGCtcgtatttttaattttcaattaaagttaaataataaattctataaaattaaGCGGGAgactagttttttttttctttttttaatgattcttCGCTTgatcataaattaaaacaataacTCGTAAATATTTAGGTATCATTTGATAATCgtttagtattttttattttattttaaataaagcttctaaaccctaaattggctctttaattaataagttcaatttttaaaatttaataaatggcTCTTTAGTTCTTTTACGTTATCTCTAttatatacacatacatatacGAGAGTACATAACGTATgatatacacatacatatacGAGAGTACATAACGTATgatatacacatacatatacGAGAGTACATAACGTATGATGCCTTTATTTTTACATTACCTAAGAAGTCAACTttcaaaaagtcaaagatAACAGagaactaaattgaaaattttaaaatgatatggattaaattaaaataaaaataaaaataaaaaaacatggcAATTTTCcctaatttttaaagaaacttTTCAAATGTTGGTCAAATTcgttaaaagaagaaaagcttTATGAACTCatctcttttacttttgaaattttgattcaaacttggaaaataataataaattgaaaccttttttttttttttttttataattattaatctcactttttatattatatgaaattacaaactccacaaataaaaaattaaaaaaaaaaaaatcaaattttgtataattaataaaaaaaaattaaattatgagtCATAAAATCTGTGTGATGAAGCATTCAAATATGCaccttgaatttaaattaaaataatagaaaacaGAACCTAACTTGGTTGagcaacaaaatattattaaaatgagtgaatatttattttacacatcttttttccttaaaatgcATAATCAGCTCAACCATGGCGTGTAAGCGTCACATGTTCACCTAGAAATTTCCAAACTTTCCAAGCTGGAGCCTTAGCTGTCTGAAACAGACCACTATAATCCCTCCACGTAGCACACAAGTCAAAAGTCAACCAATCAACTAAAAAGAGCTCATCTTCTGTTGACATTTGTCTaatcaccaaaatcatgtggCTAAAAATGCGTGTGAGGATTTGGGTTTAGGAACCCAAATCAAAGTCATCGAAAATCAGGTGCCATATTTCATCCACTCCTATCTAATCCATAAATCTCACTCAATTCCTTTTTTATTCCTTCACTTTTACACCACAAATTTTGGTTCCACACGCACTCCATCCACGCGGGTGTACTGTCCAGTGTATAgctccgataccatttgtaacaatccaaacttactactagtagatattgtccgttttgactcATTACGTATTAGAAAtaaacccttataaagaatgtttcattctcctatTCCATCCATCGGGAAACTTACCcattatttccttttcatgCATTGAACCCATATGAAATTTTTAGTGGGgtgtgctatttttttttttttaaatgaaggtttggaaataatatttatatcatGAAATAGATACACTATTAATCATTGATCCCCAAAAGattatttaatcaattgtTGGTGAAGGGAAGATCCATttattcaatatattaaaGTTAAAGCCATGCTTTGTGTTTGGTTGGCCTTAGTCCACATTGCCACATCTCATTCAACGAAGGTtgtgaacaatttttttattattgggttggattcaaatcttttacaccaattatttattgaaatttcattGGCTCCGATAccatattaaataatatacaGTTTACATCTCAAAATCAATTAAGAATGTAAacatatttgtattttataaattaatccTCTCGATCATTAGTAAGCGAGTATATTAAGGTCACTACACGATTTTTTAATGGTAGAGGCATAGGTTTAGAAGCATGCAAGGAATAATAGGAATAATGTGAATTATATAGTTAAGttgaatgttttatttttgtttatagcATATGATAGGGTGCACATATTATATAGTTATAATTAAAtggaaatgataaaatatgGGACACTGTAGAGTAGAACAGGTTGCGTAAGTGGAAATGGATTTAGGGTTGGGGTTGGTGGTCGTCTTAGAGAGCTTTTTGCATTTGCATGCATTCCTTAACTCACACGTGTAACACCACAGTCATACGTGTCTTGACTCTTCATAAATGGGCCTATAATTGGATACCATCGGTTCATTGGGCCCATGTATCCCTGTTGGACTCTTCTTAAATGGGCCTACAGTTGGATACTCATGAATTTATTGGGCCGATGGATCCTTGTTGGACTCTTCATAAATGGGCCTACAATTTGTTACCCATCGATTAATTCGGCCCATGGATCACCCATATTTTGANaaaaaaaaaaaaaaaaaaaaaaaaaaaagattgtaTAAACAAAAGCTAATGGTCAAATATCTGTGCAAAAGCATTTGTATTGACAATTGCAATCAAAATATGTAATACAGATGATTAAAAAATAGCTTGAggtggttatatcaaatgagAATAAAGGTAGTGCCTGACTGAATACAAAATTCACCAATTGAGTAAATACCCAACAATACATTACAGACGCAGTTCTATCAGGTACTTTAGAATATTGCTGTAACTCTCAAGTCTATCTCAAATTAGGCAGTGCTCCAATCAGCTCTCACAACCCAGTCTGCATGCTGTATTCTCCCAAGCATTTCGTTATGGCCTCACTAGCCGTCTGTGATCCTGCCCTctcatctcttttcttcttctctctgtaCAATTGAAATGCACCACTGGTTAATCATACAACTTTTATCCTCAAAGCCTGACTCTTAGAACCACCCAATTCTACCTCATTTAGGCCTCAGCCAAGGTCCATGGATTCGATATGGCAAGATGTAGAATCAAGGATTGATAtccaataaatataaatgctACGAGGGAGGGTGACTTCCAGGAGATTCAACAAATACAAGATTGACAGTTTTCCAATCGATTATAGATTCATAAAATCTATGAAAGAATGATGGTTTGATAGCGCATATTAATCTACCATGAACTTAGCAGTCTCTTACCTATCGACATATTCCTTTAGGAGCTCTTTCGCCTGAACTAACTTCGAAAGCAGGTTACGGTATACATCAAGGTCTCGGTCCACGCCTTTTTTGTCAACATTTAAAGCGGCACATAGCTGTTCAGAAGTAGCAAGAAGTTAGATGCCAATACTCGGTCAAAACTCCATCACATGGCTTCAGCTATGTAAAAGAAACTGTTCAATTATATAGCTTTAGCTGATGTAAAAGAACAGGAGTATCGTATCTTCAGTGATAGACACGATAAATAAAGTTGGCCTTCACAAGAGTGAAAGGAAATCTCAAGAAAGCATTGtacgtgtgtgtgtgtgtgtgtgtgtgtgtgtgtggggcCGGGAATACCGCAAATAGACTGATGTTAGCTACAAATAAAATGCAGCCTAATGCAGGAAAGAATTCTTGACCTTAATTCTTTCGGACAGAATAAGGTTAGGCAATATTTCACTAACTTCCAATTTCTATAACGACTAAAAAGGTAACTAATGAGGAAGaaacacaataataatttacaaatGGTAGCACTCAGAGAAAGAATATAATCTATCAGTAAAAGTCCTTTGAGAGGGGCTAGCTATCATTCAATTTAGCAATAATGAGCTCAATAAACTGTCACATCAAAATGTTCATCTACTTAAAAGCTATATCACAAAAAGGAATATGAAATAACCTTTTCCAAGATACTGGGTTCAGAAGCATTTGCCAATTCAAGGAGTCGAAATAGCCCAATAGCAAAAAATCGGCTGTAGCTGAAATTCCCCTTGCCCCCAGCTCGTTCTGCAATGTCCTTCAAAATACTCTCGACTTCTCCTTCTCTTGATGCAAACTCAACCAATGAAGCTGCAGTCTGAGACCGAGCCCACTCTTCCAATTTTTGGGCATCAATTCTTGACAGTacaaaaaaagtatatatatgtattttaaataaagaaagacaTTCTTGAAATTATTGGAAGAATGATCGAAGGTTGGAATTAATATACAGGGAAAAACTTAGACTCTTGGAGTAATTGAACAGAGAATAAACGTTCGTAAAATTTGATTGCCAGCTACAAATAAAAGTCATTAATACTACTTTGTGAACATCCACTAACATTTGATAACAGCTAATTAGACAGATCAATCTAGTCGTTTAGAAAGCCAAGTCCAAATCAGAATCGCCGTCATTTTGCTATAAGGGGAATCGGGTTATGATTTTTTAACTCAACAGTGTCTACGTATAAGTAAGGTAATGAAATTTCTAACCGACGAGAAGATAGACATCGGGGAtggtaaaagaaaaggggaataCATGGCCAAACCTATATTGCTCTGGATCCTCATTCAATGCGTTAATGTATGCTTGGAAAATGGCATCACGATCCTCATCGCTAGGGTACCCTTCCATAAGTCGATCATACACAGTAACAAAACCAAGGGCGAAAACAGGGTCATAACGGTATGTCTTCTTATACCTCATCAAATGCTGTTGGACAATCAATTCTTGCACAACGGTGTTGTAAATGCTAGGGATAGGCCGTTTATACGCCTTGAGGAAGTTCGCTTTAGTCTCGGCTACGGTTGTTACATCTGAGCCTTCAAAATAACGCATCAGTTACTAGACTCAAGTAGCAAGAAAGCAAACTAGAGAAATCTCAACACACTACAGATAGTTTAGAAATGATCCAACTGATAGCCTAATTCTTACTTAAATCTTCTAATTCCCTCCATAATGTTCAATCTCCACaattaaggaaaaaacaaattaaactcAAATCGGAATCAGCGGAACGAGCCTCTTTTCTTCTGCTGCCATATTCTGACAATTTAACGATCTAGTAAGCGAGCAAGGAAAACAAATCACCAGAAGCTACCTGTTCCAGATGCCATGCAATGAATAACCATGCGAGAACTGAAGCTAGATGTCCGAACTCCGGAATAATGACAGAAAACGCTCTTACGAAAACGAAACCCGTCGAAATGCGAGGCGAGTGAACGAGCCGAGGGAATCGGCAATCGTCTATCAGAACATTGACTTAATGCCGTGAATGATACGGAATTTACAGccgccattgaagaagaatgagaaaaaacTTGCGAAGATTACGAACTCCCGGAGGAAATGGATTTCATATCTAAGAAGAAGAGTGAGAGAAAAGTCGTAGAGAAGACACAAAATTCCAAGAAATTTTCTCGGGAAAAAGAAGGAACAGAGAGTGTGACTGAGAGGTCATAATAGAGAGGCTTATCCAAGTGTAAGTTTCTATACCTTCACAGAGAAGCCAGTAGAGTATCGACACGTGGCAGATTTTCCATTTGTATGGACAGATCTTTTGACCTCTCTTGTCCGCTTGGAGAAAAGCTATTTTTTAGGCAAGAGTTGTGGAAAATTGGACCCGAATTGGGCTTCGTTTTCTGTGGGCTCGCTTAAGATTGAGCCCAAACATTGTCCCTAAATGGGCTTCACAAACAATCAAATAAgcccaaaataatattattttttaataaccataattcaaatatatagtttaaaatattaatagaaataaataaaggctGAGTTGGAGGGAAGTGAAAAGAAGAAGGGAGACAAGATCTGAATTTGCTATATAAATTGGGTTTGATCTTATCCAATTCATCCAAACGTGTCCTTCCTATCCTTCATTCCACATGCCTATATGCTTTCTCCccaaatattatttcatcCTAAACCAGCTTTATTCttaacacaacaaaaaaaaaagttaacgaaacattccttataagggtgtggaaacctctctctagtaaacacgttttaaaacggtGTGACtgtgacgatatgtaatgagtcaaggcggacaatatttgtttgcGGTGGGCGGACTTGGAAAGTATATACTGAAGGCTTCTTTCAGGAGGGTATCTTATATCTTATCGTTGAAATGAAAGTGTCAGTATGGAGAGACAAATTGATCAGATATCTCTTTTAACGAATTTCCTAATTGCGACAACTTATCGACAACTTATCGAAACTTGAGCTTAAAGAGGGCTGAAGTTTAAGGAAAATAGACGACATAAAACTAGTTTTAAACTCGGATAGATTGAATACTGGAATCATCTTTCACTACCCAGTAAAATTATCGAGCTAGGATGTGACTGTATTTAGTTTATGGCTAAGTTTTCACTATTAACGAGAAGGAGTAGCGAATAAAAATAACGTAAGAATCCGATTGGTCTGCCTGTTGTTTGGCCTTGTGCTAAGCCTTTTTCTTCATCGGGACATGGGAAAGATGTGTTCCTATGTAGACATTGGGGTTGGTCTTAAGGcctttacttaaaaaatatttgaatggcTTTGGTTTAATACAAGTGGAAGCTTAAGACAGTTGCCTTTACTTTAAAAAGCCTTTTTGGGTCTATAAATAGGAGCTCAAGTTGTTTAGTTCATCATAATCCAACCAGTTTTGGACCCAAATTTGGCATCTCTCTAAACAAATGGCTGCAGAAACTGGCGAGAAACGATACACAAACTATAGCTCGGATCATTCTACTTCTTCCTCTGCtaagttttcttcttctgcttcttcaaAGCAGACCATCACATTTTCCCGTGATGGCTCGGGCTCGGGTTCCGGCGCCAAACACGGTGGTGAGAGGGACAGATTAAGAAAGGCTGAAGAATCGCTTCGAACCGTCATGTATTTGAGTTGTTGGGGCCCTAATTCATGACTTCCGAACAATTCATTTCTCCCTTGAAATTACTCGAAACAATCATATTGTGACGGTCTCACTTCTACCTAAAAAGTGCCATCATGGGTTAGATAAAAGGAAGCCTATTGCTGTAATCATTCACCGTCAAAGTTTTTGTagtcataattttaaattacaatgaACTTATATTTTACTACTCAAATCGTGTGTTTGTCTTGTTTTGACATAAGAAATCTATGGAAGTTGGTAGAAATCTAGCCTATCAAGGAATTTAAATCTCGAACACTAagaaattatacaaaattcaattatcaACGTTAAAAATCATGTCAAAACTCCATTCTTTTTAAACAAAGTGGAACTGAGAAGTTTGGTTCGGTTTTTGCCTAAAACTAGACAAAGAgtctaaaatttgaaaaagttgAACCAAACTGAAGGTATATATATTACCGTAAAAAGCtctaaaaccctaattcacgTTGATGAATAAGAAAATCAAACTGATCTATGATGTGTTTTATTAtggaaatataaatatagtgaattaaaatgtgagatcccatattggtgggagaggagaaagaaacattctATATCAAAGTGTGAAAACTTGTTCcgagtagacacgttttaaaaccgtgatattgatgacgatacgtaacgggataaaatttacaatatctactagcagtgagccTGGACTgttacaatggtatcagagccaaccaccaagtggtgtgccagcgaggatgttggcccccaagggatagattgtgagatcacatatTAGTTGGGAAGGGTAacacatttcttacaaggatGTGAAagggatagattgtgagatcacatatTAGTTGGGAAGGGTAacacatttcttacaaggatgtgaaaatctctcactaatatgacggtgatacgtaacaagcgggacaatatctacaaaCAAGGATCTCGGTtggttaacaaaaaaaaataataataataattttaaaaaaaaaaaaaaaaaaacatggaattTTGAGAAATGACAGCAATaatcctttatttttaattccgCTGTTTTCCCATAATACAGGGGAAGAAATACCGAGGCTATATTCCAACTTAACAGGATATGTAGCTCGTTTTGGAATCTTGCTTCAAAACCCAATTCTACCCCTCCACTTCTAAACCCAAAACGCAATTTCAAGGGGCAACTAAGTCCACTTCGAACAAAAAGCGTGGGTCCCGCCCGTCCCATACACCACTGGAATAAAACAAGCAAGCAAAACCAGGGGCTCCTATTCCACAGCTGCGGCGGTCTTTCTGTATATAAACCAGCAAAAACCGAAactcagaaaccaaaatattCAGAGacttagagagaaaaaatgagTTCTTCAACAAGAGCGTTGATTGTGGCGGCCAGCGTCGGCGTTGTGGAGGCCCTCAAGGATCAAGGAATCTGCCGGTGGAACCATCTCATAAGATCCGCCCACCACTACGCCAAAAACCATGTTGGGTCTATTTCTCAGGCCAAGAAGTTCTCCTCCGCCGTGGCTCCCGCTCCCGGCAAGCAGCTGCATCAGTCCGAGGAATCTCTGAGAACGGTCATGTACCTTAGCTGTTGGGGTCCTAATAACTGAACCGCCCAGATTCGCATTGAGATTGCGGTTGGACCAGGGCCGGTTCGAGCGAAGTGAATTCCAAAAAGACATCGCCGGCCGGTGTTGGATCAGTTGAGCTAATAGTATATGATTCATTTttgccttcttcttcctcccttcATCAGTTTGTAATTGTAATTAATGGGAGATGTCTGATTCTTTCAAGAAttgtaatttcaaatttaaaaataatagagattaattagaataatatatatatggctttagaaaatattgagcttttaataatttatccaAAAAGGTGTGAATTGACGTAATTACCCTCATGTATACTTATCCTGTTTCACCGAGAGCGGCACAATTTTGTCACTCTATAAGTCCACGTTCACACCGTGCAAACCTGTCCTTGGAAGCTACCGAAAAACCCCACTCTACCCTTCCGCTCCGCTAAAAGAATCCGGTTTCGAAGGGTAATCTCGTCCAGGGGAAAAAACATACAAATCCAGCCCGACCACCGTAACAAAAAACCAGGGGCAGTTTCGAAATACAAAATAACCAGCCGCATTACTCCATATCGGCGCATCATTACGCCAGAAACCCTGTCCGACCGGTGACTCAGGCCACGAGAATAACCAGTTCATCGGCCGCCGTTGTTTCCGGCAAGCATCCACAAAAGCAACCGGAAGAATCTTTCAGAATCAGAACTGTCATGCATTTGAACTGAACCCCGCCGCCGGAGAGGCTCTCGGGCGAGCTCACTAATTCCTCCTTGCACCGCCGTGGGGATTTGTATTATAGCCGTGTGTATTGAATTGAGGTCCATCCCAATTGGGTAACTTGaatatgatattaatatcGATGTTAGTTCTCTTAATCATGAATTAtccgtttaaattaaaagcctaaaataattaatttttaaatatatgagTCATAATTAAATCTCCGTTAGCGGTATTCTCTaggtataaaaataaaataaaaacaaataaataatatgggACAAAGTAATTGTAAAATATATCCAGATACAATGAATggggagaaaataaaatttaattacgaATATGTTATTTGTTCATATTGATCTTCTTTTGTTAATTCGtcgtttaataaaattaattaaaaaaagaaataaatacaaaaaaattaccaaaattacTTTATTAATCCATTTAAAAccgaataaaaaagaattaactaaagtaattagaattttaagactacttaaattaaataccttttatttatttaattaatttttaatgtcaAATTGTTTCTCGCAGCGGTTTAGTCTCCTATACTCCTGGATTCCAAATGTGTAACCAAGTTCAAAACCGGGTGCCGGCTGGCGGCTACACTAATTCGTGGCAAACCCAAAAACCCAAATCTACCCCTCCCCTCTCTTACCCGACACGTGGCTTCCCGAGGGCATTTATGTCCACTTTCGACcacgggaaagaaagaaaaccaGGGGCTCTTTTTCCCGGAACAATCTAATCtctgtctatatatataaccacCATCCCCAGTTTACAAGCAGCGTTGAAGATTCacaagaagcaatacaaacACTCAAAGCAGAGATTTGAAAAGAGCTAAAATGAGTTCGTCGAGAAGAGCTTGGGTTGTAGCGGCTAGTGTCGGAGTGGTGGAGGCCTTAAAAGACCAAGGGGTTTGCCGGTGGAATCACACGATTAAATCGGTTCAGCAGTACGCCAAAAACCACGTTAGATCGGTCTCTCAGGCGAAGAAGCTTTCTTCTCCGTCGACTGCGGCGGTTTCCGATCAGAAATGGAAGCAGTCGGAGGAGTCGTTGAGGACTGTCATGTACTTGAGCTGCTGGGGGCCCAAT
Protein-coding sequences here:
- the LOC111811760 gene encoding protein THYLAKOID FORMATION1, chloroplastic-like isoform X1: MAAVNSVSFTALSQCSDRRLPIPSARSLASHFDGFRFRKSVFCHYSGVRTSSFSSRMVIHCMASGTGSDVTTVAETKANFLKAYKRPIPSIYNTVVQELIVQQHLMRYKKTYRYDPVFALGFVTVYDRLMEGYPSDEDRDAIFQAYINALNEDPEQYRIDAQKLEEWARSQTAASLVEFASREGEVESILKDIAERAGGKGNFSYSRFFAIGLFRLLELANASEPSILEKLCAALNVDKKGVDRDLDVYRNLLSKLVQAKELLKEYVDREKKKRDERAGSQTASEAITKCLGEYSMQTGL
- the LOC111811760 gene encoding protein THYLAKOID FORMATION1, chloroplastic-like isoform X2, with protein sequence MAAVNSVSFTALSQCSDRRLPIPSARSLASHFDGFRFRKSVFCHYSGVRTSSFSSRMVIHCMASGTDVTTVAETKANFLKAYKRPIPSIYNTVVQELIVQQHLMRYKKTYRYDPVFALGFVTVYDRLMEGYPSDEDRDAIFQAYINALNEDPEQYRIDAQKLEEWARSQTAASLVEFASREGEVESILKDIAERAGGKGNFSYSRFFAIGLFRLLELANASEPSILEKLCAALNVDKKGVDRDLDVYRNLLSKLVQAKELLKEYVDREKKKRDERAGSQTASEAITKCLGEYSMQTGL
- the LOC111811840 gene encoding uncharacterized protein LOC111811840, encoding MSSSRRAWVVAASVGVVEALKDQGVCRWNHTIKSVQQYAKNHVRSVSQAKKLSSPSTAAVSDQKWKQSEESLRTVMYLSCWGPNN
- the LOC111811841 gene encoding uncharacterized protein LOC111811841, producing the protein MSSSTRALIVAASVGVVEALKDQGICRWNHLIRSAHHYAKNHVGSISQAKKFSSAVAPAPGKQLHQSEESLRTVMYLSCWGPNN